The following nucleotide sequence is from Parus major isolate Abel chromosome 4, Parus_major1.1, whole genome shotgun sequence.
aggaaaaaaaaacacttggGAGAAAAAATGTTGGGCAGTGTGCATAATTTTCTTCCaatagtattttctttaaaatattctatagTGTCTTCCAGAACAGGAGACATCAATAAACATGCTCAGTGTCCTTGTCATTCCTAGaaacaatcctcaggaaaagcagataGTTACCAGTGTTGATTGTCTTCTTGATAACACTCGCCACTTGTCCTTTAAGCACAGAGTTCAATAGCTTCACGATCATTATCAAACAGGAGCACAGAACAAGCAGGGACAAAGCCAGAAGGATGAGCCCGATGGCAAGATCAGGCAGGTCTGAGTTTACAAAGATGTGTTtgcctgaaaaagaaaaggaaaattaattagcCTACCCACATTTTTGCCTGTGATCCTAAGCCCAGCTCTGGTTTTCATCCACTGCCTTAAGAAAATTGGACCAAAGCACACAAAACTTGAGGGGTTGATGCAAAGAGGGGAAATGCCATCTTTTGTCCTCCACAAAAGCCATGTCCGGGTGAGTCAGGAGAGGTGCTTCTATAGAAATGCTTATAAAATACACAGCAGGCACCCCTATGGGGCAGGCAGGAACTAGGTGACTATGTGCAAGGGAGAGGAGTacaaaggcaggagaaaatTTTGGGGTGCTCCAAGCTGCATGGTGAGTCAGCTTTTCCCAGAGGTGGCTGCATGCCTGAGAAGGGCTGTTGAAAGTCCTGCAAGGCATGCATGGGGATGGAGATATCCTAGCAACCATTACAGCAAAGTAACCGTAGCTCCAAGCCATCTGAACATCGAGGGTGACATGATACTGAAGACCTCAATTACTGGTATCAGGCAGCATGGAAAGAGATCCATCTGCAGCCAGATACCATGATGGTGCTGGTAACTGCAGCTGTGAGCTATAACAGAGCACAGCTCCTCGGGCAGCGCCGCAGTGCCACGTGTCCATATGCAGGAGAGGGCTTCTGGGTACACCTCTGAAGCAGGCTGTTAGCACCATTAGAAAGCCACACAAAGATACTGAAGAGAAGTAGTCTTACTACTTACATTTACTGATATACTCTGTTTCTGTTACATTCTGGAGGGTCCATGTCACGTTATCCTCAGTCCAGCAGAAGTCGGGAGATGTGCAATTCTCGGAAGATGGAATTGTGACATTCTGCAGTGTCTAAAGATTGTCAGATAAAGCAGATAGTTCAGTCATCTACAATCCTTTATTAAGAGCTCATGtagaattttcaaattttactgCAACCAAGATTCATCAGCTAAAAAGTCAGAATTGTATGTTGGCACCACATTAATGACATGGTAGCATTTTGCATTCTTAAAATAAGAGATTATGCTGTTACCCAAGCCAATCAGTACAAcatttaaagattaaaatatcCCCAAAATCTTCTACATTGTAATAAACACAGCACCAAGGCACTAATAGCTAAGGAACTTAACTACTGATGACAGCTTTTGTGGAGAGAGCTTCATGTttagctgcagctgtgggacagtGGCCTTCCTTTTCCAGCCAGTGCCACAGCTTCCTCGGTCAAAGAGAGACCCCTTTACTGACATCTCCATGCAGCTGATGTTCTGATGAGTACTACAGGACTGTGAGTCAGAATGCTATAACACTAGTGCAGCCTCTCTTGCTGGATGAGCACAAAGTGCTTGAGCTgattttctgtgcctcagtttccatGTCTGTAGAAACAGAAGTGCTGCCACTACTTGAATTTTCAAAGTTCAAATGCTATCTAAGAGCTTATTACAAGCACTATGATTAGCATTACTAAATTACTGAATTTCTATGTCTACCACAATAAAATCTTCCTTACAAGCCCTCCTAGACCGGATATACTGCATTCTGACACCAGGTCCATAAGTCATTAAGCAGATTAAGGAAGCGTTTGCTGACTGAGCTGTACCTTCCACACGAGAGCAGCTAACAGCCAAATGGACTCTGAACCGTGCTCCTGAACACAAGGTATCTTTCCAAAGTGCTTGactgattttcttttgcagaaatggggaaagaaaaatcatggtTTTTTGCTGGGTACTTCCTACTGACACCTGCATTTGTACCTCCCTGCAGATGATGCAGGTGGGCAAAACTGGGAGTGGATCTAGTGCCCCCACATCTCCAGGGAGCACCTGGGCTCCAGGCCCCTCATCCTGTAAATCTTTACAAACACAACACTATCTTGTTTCTCCCCTTCCTGAAATTTTTTCAAACATCTGAGTTTCAAAGCAGCTACACCagatcaaaatatttgttttgctttaaacatATGTGGTCTGCATGTATATATCCTTGCCATAAGTCTGTTTGATAATTTTTGCTAGAAATTCATTTAACCCAGTAGGAATGcaagtaaattaaataattttccttttccaccaCCAAGATAAAGTAAGAATTATGGGGGTTTCACATGTTTTTGTAATTTGTCTATAATCTTGAGCAGTAGGTATACAGCCAAAATACAGGCAAACACAGAATTAAGTGTGTGTCTAGAAATACACATTTCCCTCAGCCTGCACTTTCTGTGTAGTTTCTTGTCTTGTGTAGGACTCAGGGGCTCAGACCTCTCCAGCTGAGGgtcaggctgtgcctgcaggggcTCTGAGGGCACCAGGCTGGGGCTCTGACCGAGCTCTGGCGGCAGCTCCCAGGGTGAAACCCCCAGAGACCCTGCGGCGTAACCTGAGCAGGGTTTCAGTGAGAACACTGCTCCAGCACTATCTCCATAGGTAGCATTTCACTGGCCATCCAAACTGTCATTCAATAGGAGCTGAGCACTTAATTTCAACCTCCACAGTGTGTTCCTTAAGTATCTTCTGCCTGAGGACTTCAGGAATTACTTTTCTATACATGCCAACAAGTAGAATATTCTAATTAGAGAATCAAAGGATATTTAATGCCGTAATTGCTAGTTAGCTGAGCACTGCAAACCAAACACTCAGCTCCATAGTTTACCAAAATACTCATTGGTGTCGATCTGGGCAAGAGATTCCTCcaagctgcagggctgcttaGGTGAAGAGGAacaggacacagccctgcagaggctTTTTCCAGGGGCAGTTTTCCAAGAAAGCTGGAAATAGCCAGCTGCCACCAGATCACCCCAACACACGTAAAACTAAAGCAGATTAGATCAGTAGATAAACAGTGGTTGAAGTGATCTTTTCTCTGGCCTATGTTGccaattttttccactttcaggGAGTTGGTAGGAGTATTAGAGTTTAAAGGCATTTTGGTTTGAAAGGAGTAAAAGACTTGGTGCCAATCCAAGTTCTGATAGGCAAGGGCCTGCACCGTACTGAAAGCAGCCAGGTCAAGGTCACCACTGGTGACCATGCTTGGTTTAAGTGGAGCAAAAActacattaaatttttttcattctttttctgctgaTAAAAACTCCACCctcatttaaaaattctaatttcacAATCCTATGATAAGGAGCATCAGCTATAGAGCAGTAGCATATTTCCTGAGGTACCTGACAATTAATTTAACATGATACTCACCACATTGGTTTCAGTGACACACCAGATCTTTAccaggcttttgttttttgctgaTTCATCATTAGTGGCAATTGCATTTATTACTGATTTATCAAgcttaaaaagaagaataaaaaaaaaatttgaaaatttaaaaatttaaattattccagCTTGTATCAACACTTCTGTTCAGCTCTACTCAAATAACCCCCTTTAAAAGCTCAACCATATGAAATCTGCATGACTCTAATGTTAGGACTGCCACCCAACAGGTAGGAGGGCGGTTACTCCTAGAAAAAAGGTATAACTCTGCATGCACAAACGCTTTGTCTCATTCTCCCCACATCATCCACTACCTCATCTCACCCTTTATGTTTAAACAGCTACTCTGACACACTTGCCTGACTGTATTTATTGTCACTTCAGAAGCTGTGTGCATCCCCCAACCTCTAGAAGCACACGATTGTATGCACATGACATCCCATCATTTCAGTGTCATCATCAGGTCCTATGCTGATCCTCTGGCTGTGGCAGGTTGTCTCAGCTAGTGCTCTCTGCCAATGTCCAGGCAACAGGCTGCCTTCCCATCCATCCTAAAAGGCTGTGCTTGTCCTCACCTGCCTTCCCAGTCCTCCTAGCTAGATCTGCCATTGCTGTGCTGAAATGTGGGGGAAATAGGAACTGGAAAATAGAGATGGGGCTTTATGAAATGTGAATAAAGAGAAGAATTCATCTGCTAATGAACTTTACCCCGAGGACAcagagaaaggagcagagaaatcAGAGCATCTAGATTAGTTGTGACTGAACCAAGTAAGCAGCTTCCTTGAAGTGAGAAAGAGCTTACCTCAATGATGAGCTTTGTAAAGGGGTCTGTGATAACTTTTAGTAGCTCTGGGGCATCCTCACCACTTTCAAGATGAAAGGACTCAACTATAACATTGGTGAGATGGTAGAGATAACCAGAAATAACTTCAATGGGCAACAGCGCAAACACAGCTAGCCAGTTAAAGAAATCATGGATTGTTGCCCCAGCAAAGGCCCTGcaagaagaaatcaaaaatcagagctgattttaattaaacaaaacatgTACAACATCAATTAGATATGAAATCATAAAAGTAGAGATGAAGGCCATTTCAAGGTgggaataatttaatttctggggGTCAAAAGAGACAACTACTTTGTTATGGAGTGCTGGGTTGTCTCCACACTGATGACCAATTAAAGAGCCAGACAGGTgagtaaaacaagaaaaacaagaaaatggcAAGAAAAACTAGAAAAGACAAAAGTGATCCTTAACATGAGGTTGCCAAGAGAACTCATTTGAAGAAAGAAGTGGCTGTACAGCCTGTATTCATTTTGCCTCTCACCCATTTTTGGTGCATTTTTAATCCTCAACCAGTCATTGCCTCTGGGACCTGTTCTCCCTGAGTCCTGGGGCAAGAATGCTTTGCACCTCTCCCACATGTTTCTGCAAACTGATGATGCTCCTTACATCTCCTCCAAAGCCTGAGGAGCCACAGCTCTTCCCTCAGATGCTTTGGCTAAGAGTATTTCAGTATGCCCAGTGGGCCATAAATGACAAGGTACCAAAGGCTCCTATCCCTCCCAAGTTTACTGCCCATCTCCAGAAACCCTCTAAGTGCTCCATGAGCTCCACGAGCTCTCTCAGTGGCAATGTCAAGTGTCAGTCTAAAAGTTGTCACTGTATATATTTGTATACATTTGTATATATTTGACAGCCAGAACACTTCATTTCTCTACTGTTACCAGCTCTTGCTATCTGTAGATTTAAGAAGCTTTCAACATTGAAATCTCTTTTAAGGAAACCAGACCAAATTCAGGTAATATTAACTTCTTGAACAGTTAAGCACAATACCTTCTAAATTCATTCCTGTCCCCAGCTTGCATAAGTGCCACAATTGTGTTTGTAACTGAGGTGCCAATGTTTGCTCCCATGATGATAGGAATTGCTGCTCTAACAGTCAgcactggaaagcagaaaaggaaacactgaATGAAAAAATCAGAACATCAGCTCTATGCTTCAAAGAAAACTTCAGTTACTATCGGTGAAACCTTGACTTCCCCAGATGTCAGGGGGATTAGCTGCTCCAAtccaaacagattttcttttatcaaGCCCCCTGGGAACACGGCACTTCCATAGTTCCATGATCCCCACAGACACTATGGCCCATGGGTATCCATTTTCACCACATCTTAGAGGGACAGATTTTTGAAATGATaccacagaaaaaatgaaatatttaactgCCTAACATGAGAAAAGTATGCAGATTATTCCAAAATTAAGTCATTCAGTGCCAAAGCTTACAATGATTTTCATTGCAATTGTGGTTTTActattagtagtagtagtactactactactattgTTATTACTACTAATATTAATACTATTATTATTCCtttctaaaatttcatttatagCTGTGAAAATCTTTTTCTACAGTCTCTATTATTTTACCCAAAGCTTCTACAACTTGAACACAAGTGGGAATGTTTGCACCTGAGAAAAGGTTCATGAGTGATCTCTAGGAAGGTAATGTAGGCAGACTTACACGTGGAGGACACCATGCTGACAATAATGGATGAGGAAGTACTGGAACTCTGTACCATAACAGTCACCAGAACACCAATCACCAGTCCAGCAACAGGATTTGAAAGCACTGAATCATCTTTAAATATGTCCCCTGctgctttacctattaaaaaaacccccatattCTCAGAGTGATGGAAGTACAAGgtaaaattcacagaaattatcAGAGTGTTTAATTAAACAGATCATTTAGCCATTTAATTGATACATATATAACCATGTTTGTTATCCCAAAAAAGTACAATGTAGCCCAGAGATCCAGATTCATGTTCTGGACTCTCAGTTTCTCAGTTTTTAAAGAATACTTTATATTCTCTCTTTTCAGTGACTATGAGCCCTGCTGAACTCTGCAGAGAAGCACATAATTTCACAGCCATCACCAGAAAGACTGTAGGACAGAAACCCACACATATCTTGATTTCAATGCTTTTACTTGGTATTTTTGGATACTGAATtaaggaaaatgcttttaataataCTGATTAATTCTGTTCCTGTACCTTTTGGtgtttgcaaaatatttccacagaagTGCACATATTTCTCTGATAACTACTCCTGGGTCCATCACCTGAATTCAACACTTTGaagtaaatgtaaaaaatacatttcaataaTTTTCATCTTTGAAGGATTTGGGGGACATTTCAGTGCTAGATGCTTTGGTCAAAAGCATAATTTTCCTATTTCACCTTGTTGAAATGTCTTTTACATGGAACAGATTTATGCacagatatatttttgtaaACTGTCACTGAAGTAACCGGAATCTACTGGGAAACTGGGGCCAAGAACCCTTATGTCAACAGCTCTTCGGAGTTGGAGACAGAGGACCTTTTCAAACAAATGAAGGTCAGTGTTCAGTCAGAGCTACTTCCTTCCCAGTCTACATCTCATCACATATGAAGAATGTTCTTGAAGACTGGTAGCTGTAATTAAGCATCTTAGACAAAATTTACTGCTTTATTCATAGTTTATTCTTGATACTTGAGATATTTTCATACCTCCTACCAGTtgaaaagcagagctcaggacATCCAGAGAACACACGAACATGTAGAGTAATCCAAGTAGCATAATGAACTTCCCTATCCCATAGAGTACACgaatgatttttccttttctatccagttctgcaaaacaaatacattatatataaaagAATTGTTTGAATTTTTCTCTGGGATACTCTAGTGCACAGGCAGAGACGGTGAAGACAAAGACAGTGACATGGCTCCAGTGTGTGATTAAACCCAAAAGAATGTTCCTAATCATATTTTAACTGCAGAAGCAGGTATTTTGTTTACCTACTTTAACCACAAAAAACCTTTTTGGTATGTGACAAAAGCCTTATGAAATCTGACATTGACCCTTGGTTTTATAGTCATCCTATTGAGTAAAAAAAGACCAACAGGTGCGTGGATATAAAATGATATCATTTCTGGACTGTTTTACACATATTTCCTTATGTTTTAATGAGGGTAAGAAGCAtgatttcaggatttttcttaACTGACTGAATATAATTCACCCATTAACTCTTGAAGAACATGAGACACGTGATGGGAAAACAATGTGGGTAACTTATTAACAGAGAAATGGCTACCTGACCACTTGACCCCagtgtcctgcagctctggcagagcccACGGGTCTTCTTCTTCTGGCCTTGTCTCATCTATCAAAGCTACTGTGGAAAATGCAGGTTGAATTTCCCCTTTATTTCCAAGTGAAGTCACATTGCCTGAtgaaacagaacatttaaaaaattgtttagtTACTTTTCATCTTCTCCACGGATCTCCAAAacttatatatttttataattcatGAGTGAGCACATTACCTTTGtgattttctccttctttcccagccatgttctggttttgtttggaagaGTCCCCAATATAGTTATTGGTTTCAGGCTTTTCTACCTCTGGCCAGGGAGCCATGATCTGTGACTAACAAAGTAGTGTTGATTGAAATGCAAGTGCAGTCAAAACATTCACCTTACAAGGGTATATGTAAGAAATATGATAAGATTAAAGAGCAAAggagatgaaaattaaatataaactaCTTTTCCTTGAACACAATTTTTTACTAAACTTTATGATTTATTCTTCTATTTGGGAAGTTGATTTCtcaattgttttttatttgtgcacacaatttaaaaaactgtttccaTCTCACATCTCACATCATGCACTTTTAACCGTCATGAAAGCAAAGAttcctctgctttccaaaaggttggaatttcttctctttaattaattttaacttctttcaACAAAAGTCAGAGAATTATTTTACCTTCTTCCACCTTCTGGGTTTAAGCAACTGTCTGGTAATTCAATACACAGACCTTTACCTGGTAATTCAatacacagaaattttcttagaaaaaaaaaattcttccctaaAGTGCTGCTTGGTTTGGGTCATGAATGTTAAACACAATGCCTGGTTGCCTTTACTAGCTCATTCCCATGGAAACATGAAGAGGAGAATCCTGGACAAGGTGGAAGAAGAGCCCAGGGTTTTGAGCGTGCTGAAtgcctggagaagaggacaATTAGAGAGCAGTGGCCATTTGCAGGTTTGTATTTGCCTGTAACTCAAGACTGATGCTGCAAATGAAGCTGGTAGCAGCAAGGTCCAGCTCACCCATCTCACATAGGCTCTCTCTCTGAGCCTGTTCCTTCCTGACCCCTTTTTAGGCACATTGGACATGCACTGtgatattaataaataataactttATAAGTAAGACATCACATGTCCAAATCCTGCCGGTACGGGGGCAAGCACATATGACAGACCTGGTCCAGGCAAAAGACGAGGCCAAACCTGGAAGAGTCCTCCCTATTTACTTCACCAATATTGGAAGCCAGAGGGAGAGACATGAAAGAGAGGGAAAGTGACTATGGAAACTTGAGCCAATATGTACCACAATGTTTCTTCCTTTACAGATTTAATGACATCAGCCAGCACATCCAAAAACTCTGTGGAAAGGATGGGAGAAGTGAACCTTGTCCAAAAAAGCCTCACCTTCAGGTCTATTTCTTCCACCCTCTCTGCCACACAAGTCACAGTCAGTGCTGCAGTCAGAGCTGCCCCATGACCAGCACATCTGGCACCCACATGGCTGAAACACTGGTCTGCAAATTTGCCTCCTATGCTCCTCATAAACAGAGCCTCTGTGCCCAGCCTCCAAAAGTCAGAGCTGGTATCATGCTTCCATAAACAAGGTTCACTGGCATTTAGCAGTCACTCTAAGGAAGTATAATTAATCATTCATTTAATCAT
It contains:
- the SLC34A2 gene encoding sodium-dependent phosphate transport protein 2B, whose protein sequence is MAPWPEVEKPETNNYIGDSSKQNQNMAGKEGENHKGNVTSLGNKGEIQPAFSTVALIDETRPEEEDPWALPELQDTGVKWSELDRKGKIIRVLYGIGKFIMLLGLLYMFVCSLDVLSSAFQLVGGKAAGDIFKDDSVLSNPVAGLVIGVLVTVMVQSSSTSSSIIVSMVSSTLLTVRAAIPIIMGANIGTSVTNTIVALMQAGDRNEFRRAFAGATIHDFFNWLAVFALLPIEVISGYLYHLTNVIVESFHLESGEDAPELLKVITDPFTKLIIELDKSVINAIATNDESAKNKSLVKIWCVTETNVTLQNVTIPSSENCTSPDFCWTEDNVTWTLQNVTETEYISKCKHIFVNSDLPDLAIGLILLALSLLVLCSCLIMIVKLLNSVLKGQVASVIKKTINTDFPFPFTWLAGYLAMLAGAGMTFVVQSSSVFTSAITPLVGIGVISIERSYPLTLGANIGTTTTAILAALASPGSTLKYSLQIALCHFFFNVSGIILFYPIPYTRLPIRMSKTLGNITAQYRWFAIFYLLLCFFLLPLFVFGLSLAGWAVLLGVCLPLFVLFIAVVVINVMQKRRPHSLPEKLQNWDFLPVWMHSLEPWDNIIMASLAFCGKHCCGFCKCCKVNAEQEGAKDNQLKTMEVYENTMAMADEERGGRRAPAVACVDKSGTNNTAL